The segment GGACAGATGGTCTTCACGGATCAGCTCTACTTCAGCCGGAAGGATCAGGGGCTGGTCATTGGCGCTCTGGAGCCGGACATGCAGGAAGCGCTGCGTTATCTCCGCAAATGGTACCGGGACGGGGTCATCGATCCCGAGTTCATCACCGGGGAGAATAGCGGAGGCTACAAGCATCTGTCACATGCCTTCATTAACGGACGGATTGGCATGACCTCCATGGGCAATTATTATCACTGGACACAGGCAGGGGATTATACGGACTGGAGACTGGATGACCAGAAGGCAGCGAGGCTGGTTCCGGTAGAAGCAACGTTTAACGTCAAGGAGTTAACCGCCAAGCATCCGCAGGCCAAGATCGCTTTCGGGCGGCCCTTCAGCGGTCCGGACGGCAGGCGCGGCTCCAAAGCCTACGATATGCTGATGAGCTTCACCGCCATTGGCGCGGATGCTACCCAGGAGCCGGGCAAGCTGGAGAAGATCCTCCAGCTGCTGGACTACGTCAGCGCAAATCCTGACCCTGATGAAGCGGCATCTCTGCAGTACGGTATTCAGGGGACACACTGGGACTGGGCCGGAACGGACAAGAAGGATATCATCCTGCTGCCGCCGTATAACCATAAGTTCAGCTACCAGAATACGATCGGCGCGGGGATCGGCATGACCCTGCCCATCCTTCCTGCCGGCCGGAGCGAGCAGTGGGCGGCAACCCTGGGGCTGGATCACGACGGCATCTATAATGCCTTGGAGGTGGCTACCCCCTCTCTGATCAGGAACAGCCCTGGGCTTATTAACCTAAGAGACCAGGCGTATATTGCCTTCATCACCGGGGAGCGTCCGCTGGAGGAATTCGGGGAGTTCGTGGAGGAGTTCCTGGCGGCGGGCGGTGCCGAGGTACTGGCGGAAGCAAATGAGTCCTATAAGAAGCTTGATCCACATCAAAAAGGTGAGCAAGAGGCGAGACCATAGTCTCCTCTGTTGCTCACCGGGTGTAGATTACTTCATTAATCTGCTCCACATCTATTCTTCCGGCTCCCCGAATCCCTCATCCGGCCCGGGTCTGACGTAAGCCTGCAATACAGAATCCAGCAGCCCGGGGAACCGCTCGTCCAGATCTTCCGTCCGCAGGGATAGAATACGCTGGGTACCCTGCACCCGGGTATGAATGACACCCGCTTCGCGCAGCGTCCGGGCATGGTGGGTCAGCGTGGACTTGGCAATCGGCACCTTGAAGCTGTTGCAGGACTGCGGGCCGTGGTTACAGATCTCCGACACTACATATAGACGGATCGGGTCGCTAAGCGCATAGAGCACCGAGGCGAGCTGAATGTCCTTGCGTTCCGGATGATGGAGCTGCTTCATGAATAAGACTCCTTCAGAGTATATAATAGTACTTCTTTTCACGATGATTTCCTAATTGCATTTTACATTAGCGCATGCTATATTTCAATAGTTCGTAAGTAATCGAACAATACAATAAAAGAATGAAGGAGTGGCTTTCTCATGACCTCATCACCTGCTTCTGAGGGCGATCAAGAGCATTCAATGGCTGCTCCGCAAGCGGCTCTTCCACGGGAAGGACTGTTAACTCTGCTATTCAGCGTTGCTGTCGTCCTCGTGATTATGAACACAGCGATGTTCAATTTGGCCCTGCCTGATGTAACCGAGACCTTCGGCATCACCGCAGCGTCCGCCTCCTGGATTGTAACCGGGTATTCCATCATGTTCTCTATTGCCTCAATCACATACAGCCGGCTCTCGGACTTCCTGCCGATCCGCCGGCTGCTGGTTATCGGGCTGCTCACCTTAGGGCTTGCAGCTGTGGCCGGATTCTTCAGCACCAGCTTCATTTTCCTGCTGATTGCGCGTATTCTGCAAGCCTCGGGTGCAGGCGCCGTGATGTCACTGTCCCTTGTCCTGTTCACCCGCTACATTCCGCAGGCCCGGCGCGGCAAAGCCATGGCGACGATCATGTCGGCCGTCTCTCTGGGACTCGGTCTGGGTCCGGTAGCCGGCGGCTCCATTGTTGAATACCTCGGCTGGACCTGGCTGTTCGCGGTCACTGCTGCCATTCTGCTGCTGGTGCCGCTGTTCCTGGTCCTGCTGCCCAAGGAAGTTCCGGCACGCGGCTCATTCGACGTTCTGGGCGGGATCTTCCTCGGCGTGGGTACCACCGGTCTGCTGCTGTTCCTGACCAGCGGACTGTGGATCGCGCTGATCGCCGGCATCGCCGCGATTGCCTTATTCGTAGGGCGCATCCGCACGACTCCTGATCCATTCGTGCTGCCTGCGCTGTTCAGCAACCGGCCATATCTGGTACTGGCGCTGATCGGGGTTGCCTCTTACCTGTGCAGCTTTGCTACCCTGTTCCTGCTGCCGCAGATTCTGACTCACCGCTTCGGCTTCAGCGCCAGTCATGCCGGGCTTGTCATCTTCCCGGGCTCGCTGCTGGCCATCTTCGTCTCCCGCCTGGTCGGACGGATGATTGACCGCTACGGCAACACCGGAATTCTGCGCTTCGCACCGCTGCTGGTTCTGGCCGCCACCGTATTGTTCGCCCTATTCGCCGGACAATCCTGGATCGCCGTTATGCTCGTCTATATGATCATGAGCCTGTCCTTCACTGTACTGTCGAGCAGTGTGTCGAATGAGATCTCGCGTATCCTGCCTGCTTCGCAGATCGGCTCCGGAATGGGGCTCTTCCAGCTGCTGCAGTTCTTCAGCGGTGCCTTCAGCGTCGCGATGGCCGCCAGCGCCCTGGAATGGCAGCGCAGCCTGCCGCTTCAAGCCGCTTACTCCAACATCTACTGGGGCTTGTCGGTTGCGGCAATCGTGGCGATTGGCTCCGCCTTCATCTACCTGCGGGGCAGTGGGCGCGGACCGCTGTCCGAGATGGCGAAAGCCGCAGACTGCTAGATCCATTTTAGGTAATGCTAAATCCGCAACTGCACCACTCGCACACTCGCACATACGCCCGCACGCCAAAACACCCTGCAGCCTTCACGGCCACAGGGTGTTTCTTATTCCAGCCGTCCTCAGACGACCAGATATTCCGCATTTCGTTCACATTCCGCACATTTCGCCGGCGGGTCCCAGTCCGAGAACTCCGTCTCCTTCAGATCGACTACATCTGGTGCATCCTCGTACTCGTCCACAAATTTGTCGATGGCCAGCTCTACGTGTTCCTTACAGACTACATACATTCAATCAAGCATCCCTTTCTGTGCCGCTGCGGCGTAGACTTATACTACTGTTCTACCACACTTCCCTGCAAAAAGGAACCTCCCGCAGCGCAAAACGCCCCCTTATTCCCGCCCCGTAAACTTCCGGACATCCCCGGCAATGAATCCGAGCGCCTCCTGCCAGAATTCCAGAGAATGTACATCAATATCCATCAGCTTCGCAGCGTCTGCAATGCTCCGGGTACTGGTCGCTGAGAGGAACTGTTCATAGCGGCTTACGAACGCCTGCCCCTGCTTTTGGTACTGGGCATACAGCCCCTTAGAGAACAACAGCCCGAAGGAATACGGGAAGTTCAGGAACTCATTGCCTGCCATATAATACCCGGCCTTGCTAATCCACTGGTAAGGATGAATGGACCCGGGCAGTACACTGTCCCCATAAGCCGCGGCCATCGACTCCAGCATCAATGCGTTAAGCTCCTCTAATGGAAGGGGACCGGATAACCGGCGGGCATAGAGCGCGCTCTCGAAGCAGTACCTGGCATAGAAATCGACAATATAATACCCCGCATCCGAAAGACTCCGTTCCAGGATCGCATCCGCTTCCTCCGCAGGCAGCGAGTTCAAGAGTTCAACATGAATCAGACTCTCGCAAAAAATCGACGCCGTCTCCGCAATCGGCACCGGGTACTCCGTGTTAACCATTGTATGTCCTGCGAGACGGCTGCTATGGTACGCATGCCCAATCTCGTGGGCCAGCACACTCACATCTATATATTGGCCGTGGAAGCTCGTAATAATCCGGCTCTCTCCTATCGGGACGATATCGACACACATCCCGAAATTGCCTTTCCCGCTGCGCGGCTCGGCATCAATCCAGCGCTCCCCGAACACCTTGCGGGCGAACCCGCCCAGCTCAGGACTGAACCCGCTGAACCCCGCGATAATCATCGCCTGGGCCTCAGCATAGGTTACGCGGGCTGAAGACTCCGTCCCTATGGGCGCAAAAACATCCCAGAATGGCAGCTGTCCCCCCGCATGCCCCAGCCGTCTCGCCTTCTCGGCATAATACTGCCGGAAGACCGGCAGGCTCTCCCGGATGGCCTGAAGCATCACCTCCAGCGTCTCCTGATCCATCCGTGCTGCTTCCAGCACCTTATGCAGCGGGGAAGCATAGCCCCTTAGCTCATAGATGGCTGCCGCCTCACCGGAGACAGCATTGATACAGGCAGCACTCTGCTCCGCTACACTGCGGCAAGCCTCATGCTCTGCTTCAGCCGCCGCCTGCCGTACCGCAGGATCGGGATCGTAGACCAGATTCCGCAGCTCCGCCAGCGTCACA is part of the Paenibacillus sp. FSL M7-0420 genome and harbors:
- a CDS encoding CxxH/CxxC protein translates to MYVVCKEHVELAIDKFVDEYEDAPDVVDLKETEFSDWDPPAKCAECERNAEYLVV
- a CDS encoding MFS transporter, producing MTSSPASEGDQEHSMAAPQAALPREGLLTLLFSVAVVLVIMNTAMFNLALPDVTETFGITAASASWIVTGYSIMFSIASITYSRLSDFLPIRRLLVIGLLTLGLAAVAGFFSTSFIFLLIARILQASGAGAVMSLSLVLFTRYIPQARRGKAMATIMSAVSLGLGLGPVAGGSIVEYLGWTWLFAVTAAILLLVPLFLVLLPKEVPARGSFDVLGGIFLGVGTTGLLLFLTSGLWIALIAGIAAIALFVGRIRTTPDPFVLPALFSNRPYLVLALIGVASYLCSFATLFLLPQILTHRFGFSASHAGLVIFPGSLLAIFVSRLVGRMIDRYGNTGILRFAPLLVLAATVLFALFAGQSWIAVMLVYMIMSLSFTVLSSSVSNEISRILPASQIGSGMGLFQLLQFFSGAFSVAMAASALEWQRSLPLQAAYSNIYWGLSVAAIVAIGSAFIYLRGSGRGPLSEMAKAADC
- a CDS encoding ABC transporter substrate-binding protein, producing the protein MYKRLMLLPLLGLICGCSGQPASLPSAPGQGLQDAAVSAADSAVPAASAPKLKISWTMHQNLPVAEDAVIVRELEQKFKVDLEFWNLPNNKYESLLDLKLVQGSIPDLFRVRQTQDLLKYQQQGVLAPIPEDMLNTYAPNILKAIRENAPAYQQYGRINGAYYGIPVINPTNIYRVPVVYRQDWLDKLGLKVPDTLADFEKFIYAATNEDPDGNGIRDTYGLSQEGMNVVFGAFGQMVFTDQLYFSRKDQGLVIGALEPDMQEALRYLRKWYRDGVIDPEFITGENSGGYKHLSHAFINGRIGMTSMGNYYHWTQAGDYTDWRLDDQKAARLVPVEATFNVKELTAKHPQAKIAFGRPFSGPDGRRGSKAYDMLMSFTAIGADATQEPGKLEKILQLLDYVSANPDPDEAASLQYGIQGTHWDWAGTDKKDIILLPPYNHKFSYQNTIGAGIGMTLPILPAGRSEQWAATLGLDHDGIYNALEVATPSLIRNSPGLINLRDQAYIAFITGERPLEEFGEFVEEFLAAGGAEVLAEANESYKKLDPHQKGEQEARP
- a CDS encoding ArsR/SmtB family transcription factor; amino-acid sequence: MKQLHHPERKDIQLASVLYALSDPIRLYVVSEICNHGPQSCNSFKVPIAKSTLTHHARTLREAGVIHTRVQGTQRILSLRTEDLDERFPGLLDSVLQAYVRPGPDEGFGEPEE
- a CDS encoding M3 family oligoendopeptidase; this encodes MESTTCELTWNLDRIYPSFESEGFQQDRRQVERLAGELNTWSASQPVSGQAPAELMEEFLKQYNAYQQLYLRLFSYAELRFSADSQCEEAVNLMDELEEVTSGAGEALVRYSKWLAGVSADELERSLRSSAYLEQHSFYLRGLQGKSQHMLSAEGEAVIARMQRTGSKAWERLYMQTLSTLRTDLELAGVTRSVTLAELRNLVYDPDPAVRQAAAEAEHEACRSVAEQSAACINAVSGEAAAIYELRGYASPLHKVLEAARMDQETLEVMLQAIRESLPVFRQYYAEKARRLGHAGGQLPFWDVFAPIGTESSARVTYAEAQAMIIAGFSGFSPELGGFARKVFGERWIDAEPRSGKGNFGMCVDIVPIGESRIITSFHGQYIDVSVLAHEIGHAYHSSRLAGHTMVNTEYPVPIAETASIFCESLIHVELLNSLPAEEADAILERSLSDAGYYIVDFYARYCFESALYARRLSGPLPLEELNALMLESMAAAYGDSVLPGSIHPYQWISKAGYYMAGNEFLNFPYSFGLLFSKGLYAQYQKQGQAFVSRYEQFLSATSTRSIADAAKLMDIDVHSLEFWQEALGFIAGDVRKFTGRE